One window of the Marmota flaviventris isolate mMarFla1 chromosome 2, mMarFla1.hap1, whole genome shotgun sequence genome contains the following:
- the Ap5s1 gene encoding AP-5 complex subunit sigma-1 isoform X2 gives MVHAFLIHTLRAPNAEDTGLCRVLYSCVFGAEKSTDDPRPHGAERDRLLRKEQILAVARQVESMCQLQQQASGRPPMDLQSPSSDEPVPLQEAPRGAFRLAAGDPFQEPRTVVWLGALSLGFALVLDAHENLLLAESTIRLLARLLLDHLRLLTPGSNLLLRADRIEGILTRFLPHGQLLFLNDHFVQGLEKEFSAAWPR, from the exons ATGGTCCACGCTTTCCTCATCCACACCTTGAGGGCCCCAAATGCGGAGGACACAGGCCTTTGTCGAGTGCTGTACTCCTGTGTCTTTGGTGCTGAGAAGTCAACTGATGATCCTCGACCACATGGTGCAGAGAGGGATAGGCTTCTCCGCAAGGAGCAGATTTTGGCGGTAGCCAG GCAGGTGGAGTCAATGTGCCAGCTGCAGCAGCAGGCATCTGGCCGACCCCCAATGGACCTGCAGTCTCCATCCTCAGACGAGCCTGTGCCCCTGCAGGAGGCTCCACGAGGTGCTTTCCGCCTGGCAGCAGGAGACCCTTTCCAGGAGCCAAGAACTGTGGTGTGGCTGGGAGCGCTCTCGTTGGGCTTTGCCCTGGTGCTGGATGCCCATGAGAACTTGCTGCTGGCCGAGAGTACCATCCGGCTTCTGGCCCGCCTGCTCCTGGACCACCTTCGCCTGCTGACCCCTGGCTCCAACCTCCTGCTGCGAGCTGACCGCATTGAAGGCATCCTTACCCGCTTTCTGCCCCATGGTCAGCTGCTTTTCCTCAATGACCACTTTGTCCAGGGTCTGGAGAAGGAATTCAGTGCTGCCTGGCCCCGCTGA
- the Ap5s1 gene encoding AP-5 complex subunit sigma-1 isoform X1 produces the protein MVPKCVLKCVLDIEEASGQGEGLSHKQPSAKPSGLWLFCSTHHRAMVHAFLIHTLRAPNAEDTGLCRVLYSCVFGAEKSTDDPRPHGAERDRLLRKEQILAVARQVESMCQLQQQASGRPPMDLQSPSSDEPVPLQEAPRGAFRLAAGDPFQEPRTVVWLGALSLGFALVLDAHENLLLAESTIRLLARLLLDHLRLLTPGSNLLLRADRIEGILTRFLPHGQLLFLNDHFVQGLEKEFSAAWPR, from the exons ATGGTGCCCAAGTGTGTCCTGAAGTGTGTCCTGGATATAGAAGAGGCCAGCGGCCAAGGAGAAGGGCTCTCCCATAAGCAGCCCTCAGCAAAACCATCAG GTCTTTGGCTTTTCTGTAGCACCCACCACAGAGCCATGGTCCACGCTTTCCTCATCCACACCTTGAGGGCCCCAAATGCGGAGGACACAGGCCTTTGTCGAGTGCTGTACTCCTGTGTCTTTGGTGCTGAGAAGTCAACTGATGATCCTCGACCACATGGTGCAGAGAGGGATAGGCTTCTCCGCAAGGAGCAGATTTTGGCGGTAGCCAG GCAGGTGGAGTCAATGTGCCAGCTGCAGCAGCAGGCATCTGGCCGACCCCCAATGGACCTGCAGTCTCCATCCTCAGACGAGCCTGTGCCCCTGCAGGAGGCTCCACGAGGTGCTTTCCGCCTGGCAGCAGGAGACCCTTTCCAGGAGCCAAGAACTGTGGTGTGGCTGGGAGCGCTCTCGTTGGGCTTTGCCCTGGTGCTGGATGCCCATGAGAACTTGCTGCTGGCCGAGAGTACCATCCGGCTTCTGGCCCGCCTGCTCCTGGACCACCTTCGCCTGCTGACCCCTGGCTCCAACCTCCTGCTGCGAGCTGACCGCATTGAAGGCATCCTTACCCGCTTTCTGCCCCATGGTCAGCTGCTTTTCCTCAATGACCACTTTGTCCAGGGTCTGGAGAAGGAATTCAGTGCTGCCTGGCCCCGCTGA